In one window of Scylla paramamosain isolate STU-SP2022 chromosome 36, ASM3559412v1, whole genome shotgun sequence DNA:
- the LOC135090910 gene encoding programmed cell death protein 2-like: MAADPKDIVVELGFVEKTPAWKLHSKFFPSKVGGWPAWLALKGLPTPEELACRHCKRPLIFLCQVYAPFHEKYETCFHRTMFVFVCRDPNCCRDNDASSIRVFRSQLARKNDFYSDEPAKEVEAGAESPGAGDFNHLCRVCGALGPKTCGSCHVARYCSKDHQALDWKGGHKAECKHPESVSKRCSNSTAKLLFPEYEIELEPEEQEAAREKTEDEVMKEYEELLRSGQVTHQDDDDSDTENDLVNMATKETDKQFQKFRTRIKEYPDQILRYDREGEPLWVSSSNKVTQVPDCLGCGAPRHFEFQVMPQLLVHLKVDSAGQSIDWGTVLVYSCSQSCQQDRPYIEEVVFKQDYAPIEEVMKNQS; encoded by the exons ATGGCTGCAGATCCTAAGGATATTGTGGTGGAATTAGGCTTCGTAGAGAAAACCCCGGCGTGGAAGCTCCATTCCAAGTTCTTCCCTAGCAAG GTTGGAGGATGGCCAGCTTGGCTTGCCCTGAAGGGTCTACCCACCCCTGAGGAACTTGCATGTCGCCACTGCAAAAGGCCGCTCATTTTCCTCTGCCAGGTTTATGCTCCATtccatgaaaaatatgaaacctGCTTTCACAG AacaatgtttgtgtttgtatgtcgtGACCCTAACTGCTGCCGAGACAATGATGCCTCCAGCATCCGAGTGTTTCGCTCACAATTGGCAAGAAAAAATGATTTTTACTCTGACGAACCAGCTAAG GAGGTAGAGGCTGGAGCAGAAAGCCCTGGCGCTGGGGATTTTAACCACCTATGTCGTGTTTGTGGTGCTCTTGGACCAAAG acTTGTGGAAGCTGCCATGTTGCTCGCTATTGCTCAAAAGACCATCAGGCATTGGACTGGAAAGGAGGACACAAGGCTGAATGTAAACACCCAG AGAGTGTTAGTAAAAGGTGTTCAAACTCAACTGCCAAGCTCCTCTTCCCTGAGTATGAGATAGAGCTGGAACCAGAGGAACAGGAAGCTGCTAGAGAGAAGACCGAGGATGAGGTGATGAAAGAGTATGAGGAGCTGCTGAGGTCTGGACAGGTTACCCatcaagatgatgatg actCTGATACAGAAAATGATCTAGTCAATATGGCAACcaaagaaacagacaagcaaTTCCAGAAATTCCGGACAAGAATTAAAGAGTATCCTGACCAG ATACTGCGTTATGACCGGGAAGGTGAGCCCCTCTGGGTGTCCTCAAGTAACAAAGTGACACAAGTGCCAGACTGCCTTGGCTGTGGAGCTCCCCGACATTTTGAATTTCAG GTGATGCCACAACTGTTGGTGCATCTGAAGGTGGACAGTGCAGGGCAGAGCATTGACTGGGGCACAGTACTGGTGTACTCCTGTTCCCAAAGCTGCCAGCAGGATCGACCTTATATAGAGGAGGTAGTCTTCAAGCAGGACTATGCACCTATAGAGGAGGTGATGAAGAACCAGTCATAA